The genomic DNA GCAAGTCGCCAAACAGCATCTTTTACCAAGACCAATAATAGGTTCAAATAACGGTTTTCCCGTGTTCGGAGTCATCGGCTTGCAATGAGCCTTACAATGGCCGATTGTGCAACCCTAGGTTCCATGAACTGACAATTAAACTCTTATTCTCCAGACCTGGCTTGCTACTAGCTCTGCATTTCTAAGCAATTCAAACGAACTATTATCACCCAGTATCATTCAGATTATTAATGGTAATATCATTGTTTTACCACCATTGAGCATTTTAGATTGCGTTTTATATACCATTAGGAGGCTGCCTTGTTCCACATGCTCTTGCTTATTGTTACACAATAGAACAGAAACCCAACACTCTGTAAAGATGTAGACATGAGTTTGTAACGGCCTGGAGCAAAGTGTATTTAATCCTTGCCTCCCATCCAACACTAGAAAAATAGTTAGCAAGTCCAAAATAGCAAGATAGAaaagggagaaaggggggagtCTCTGTTGTACTTACGCTCCAGTAGGGAGGAACTGTATTCCAGTAGTATTCTCTGCAGCCTCCAGCTCCGTTCGAGAGGCACTAGATCGCAAGAGTATGAGTATCATAGTGATTTTGTTCTCGGAAAGATGAACTTACGCCCCAtcctccaccgccaccatcatcagccaCAGACCAGTACATTTCACCTCCGGGACCGCATGGGCTCGGAGCCTCATATGGGGCACCTGGCTCAGGTGAAGCAGCAGGCGCGGCAGCTGCAACTGCGGCAAATGCCAGAATTGCAGTGAGGAATTGCATGGTTAGGAGTTAAGAACTGATCTGTGTAATGTGTGAGTTTATGATTGGGTGATGGGCTGTTGAAGGATTTTCACCGTGGGGGGAAGAGCCATCATTTTATACGCAGTTTCATTGAGCTCGACTCAAAAGGACATCGTGGAAAGCGAACACAGCAATGGGAAGCAATTGCAGATCACAATCTTAACGCGAGTccgaagagagagagagagaggtctACACAATTAGACCTGACATCCTGGGTTTAGGTACGAAGTGTAATTATCGCGTGTGGCAAGGACGGAAAGTCTACTACGTACAGCTGTCATAAGCCCCATGTAAGCACAGCAGTCACCAACTGCCAGCAAATGTTGATACATGTGCCCATACAGTGTCTTCCCAACAGATAACACTTCCCACAGAAGAGCTCACCATAAAGAGACATACTCAACTACATCtgcctttttttctttatCGTTTGTTCTATGGTTTGCTTTGCTTTGCCTGTTCATTGCTGCTCTAAACTCGTTAGAAATGTGAGTCAACAGCCCCGCCGAGCCCCGTAGCTTGGCGATTGTCAAGCTCTCTAACTCTTCCGTACCTTGCGGCCCAGCCGTCGCACAGCCTCTCCAGCCTGGAATGGCTGCTGGGAGGACAGTGCTATCAGGCCTATATAAGAGGATCCATGGGTCTTGGCAAAAAAGATAAATAAACAGTCACACACTACTTACTGGACATAACATACGTGATACGCTTTTATTTTAACTTTAAATACCTTATCCATGTAGCCATGCGCGCTATATGAGTAGATTTTTTCCGCGGTGCTCTGTCAGCTGCCATTCGGCATTTGTTTCTCTATTTTGAGCCTTCCCCTGTTTTTGTTTCAGGTCGCTTAAGCTTGCTTGACTGCTGATTTTAAACTGCTCCTGAGGTGTGGTGTAAATTTAGAGTGGGTCAACTGCAGGCATCTACCGCTCTTGGCGGAAACTGGGCTGCGGCATTTGGTGGGATATTGTGCTGTACTGGGACGTTTACTTGGGCTTTATGGTTGAAGCTCCGTTGACACACCGTGATGGTCGTCATCGTAAGCATGCAAAGCAAGCGTCATTTTTAATATCACAGGTAAGACGCGTTTGCGAATGTGCCTTCTATGAAGATGAGACAGTAGGCTAATCTATTGCTGACAGCATCTAGCGCATTAACGGACAAGGGCCACAGAGGCCTTGGACAGCGAGCTGCCCTTATTTTACCAGGGCAGGTGATATGTAAACCTCCTTTTTGACAACTGCAGGGACTGCCTTAGAACTTTAATCTAATTAAGCTACAGAGACACAGGATTAGTGACCATGGGGTAAAATTGGAGTGTTGTCATGAGGTTGATCCGCACTTGATCGATATTCATCGTACAGGTACGGGTTGGAAGCTTTCGGGCCGGGCTAAGATGGCGCCGGACTGGCCGGTCCTGCATGGGTCCGGTTCATGTGATAGTCGTGGGTTCCACACAGCTGTGTACCCGACCGTGCGGACTGCCGCGGGCCGCCAGCCTGTCTAAGCCGCTGGACTGACCGGTTCAACAGGGATGCGGTTCATGCGAATGTCGCGGTTCCCATCTCTTTTGCCCGTAGACCGGGGAGTTCGGACTGCTGCGCCAGTAGTTGGCCTGGTGCAGAGCCACACTTAATCGCTTCCCATCACTAAACCCTTGGCAGAAATAGTCTATCTAGGCCCTTGCCAGCCAGTTTTGCTCTCCCCGCAGAAGCCACGTTGAGAGGCCGGCAAGGCGCACCTGGTGGGACCAGGTTGACGTTTGACTTTCATGGGCCTCAACTAACGGGCTGAGTCGTCGGCGAAAAGGTTCAACATTTTTTTCTTCCA from Colletotrichum higginsianum IMI 349063 chromosome 3, whole genome shotgun sequence includes the following:
- a CDS encoding EC89 protein → MQFLTAILAFAAVAAAAPAASPEPGAPYEAPSPCGPGGEMYWSVADDGGGGGWGCLSNGAGGCREYYWNTVPPYWSCWMGGKD